In a single window of the Nicotiana tomentosiformis chromosome 8, ASM39032v3, whole genome shotgun sequence genome:
- the LOC138897982 gene encoding uncharacterized protein — protein sequence MRILESHGVDFTTFQLEGGVHRWWQSYLLGRPADSPPMTWGQFTRLFLDRYIPPSQREELRFQFEQIQQGQMSMTDYETRFSELSRHALMIFPTEAERVRRFVAGLHSGIQTSMAGEVEMGTSYQLVVEIARRIEGYR from the coding sequence atgaggatattggagtctcacggggtggatttcactaccttcCAGTTGGAGGGCGGAGTACataggtggtggcagtcttatcttcttggtagaccagcagattctcctcccatgacttggggccAGTTTACACGCctattcttggacaggtatattccaccctctcagagggaagagttgcgattccAGTTTGAGCAgatccagcagggtcagatgtctatGACCGATTATGAGACGAGATTCTCTGAGCTGTCTCGTCATGCACTCATGATattccctactgaggcggagcgggtgcggaggtttgttgcagggTTGCACTCAGGAATTCAGACTAGTATGGCCGGAGAGGTAGAGATGGGGACTTCCTAccagctagtagtggagattgctcgaaGGATCGAGGGCTATCGCTAG